In one Pseudarthrobacter oxydans genomic region, the following are encoded:
- a CDS encoding thiamine pyrophosphate-requiring protein — protein MAERTVSDVIVERLSIWGVDRVFGYSGDGINGFMGALRRAEGRVEFVQARHEETAAFMAVGHAKYTGGVGVVTSTQGPGAVHLLNGLYDAKLDGVPVVAIVGQQSRTVLGSAYMQEIELTVLFKDVAAQFVQQVSAPEQVPMVLDRAFRTARATSSPCVVIVPHDIQSAPAPELEQEHGIVVTAPSWSTATRTPRDQDLEAAAALLNSSERVALLVGQGARHAAGEVLAVAEKLGAGIATSLLGKPYMDETLPFAAGTMGHLGTTASAHLLGNCDALLIVGSNDPWTEFYPPPGAARAVQIDIDERKIGNRYPVEVGLAGDAAVALQALGERLQPRAPGQWRTDVEREVSRWRALAVERAAVPASPVNPERVVRELNGRLPGNALVSIDVGSCVYWYARQLVLPPGVPAHLSGTLASMGCSLPYGIAAKLAQPDRPVVALAGDGAMQMIGIAELVTVAHRWRQWVDPRFVVCVFNNRELTEVTWEQRESEGEPRFAASQELPDFPFAGYADLLGLKGIRVEDPGLLGDAWEQAFAADRPVVIEVLTDPEIPLLPPFPAGREKADSMRKGLAAEDDGGRALDLLATYTGHEERT, from the coding sequence GGCCGGGTCGAGTTCGTCCAGGCCCGTCATGAGGAGACGGCTGCCTTCATGGCGGTGGGCCACGCCAAGTACACCGGCGGGGTGGGGGTGGTCACCTCCACCCAGGGCCCCGGCGCCGTCCACCTGCTGAACGGGCTCTACGACGCCAAGCTCGACGGCGTTCCGGTAGTGGCGATCGTAGGGCAACAAAGCCGCACGGTGCTGGGGTCCGCCTATATGCAGGAGATCGAGCTTACGGTCCTGTTCAAGGACGTGGCCGCCCAGTTCGTCCAGCAGGTCAGCGCACCGGAGCAGGTCCCCATGGTCCTGGACCGGGCCTTCCGCACCGCCAGGGCCACCTCCTCGCCCTGCGTGGTCATCGTCCCGCATGACATCCAGTCGGCACCGGCGCCCGAGCTGGAACAGGAACACGGCATTGTGGTCACCGCGCCCTCGTGGAGCACAGCGACCAGGACGCCCCGGGATCAGGATCTGGAGGCTGCGGCAGCGCTCCTGAACTCCTCGGAACGGGTCGCGCTGCTCGTGGGCCAGGGGGCGCGGCACGCCGCCGGGGAGGTGCTGGCGGTGGCCGAAAAGCTTGGCGCCGGAATCGCCACAAGCCTGCTTGGCAAGCCCTACATGGATGAGACCCTGCCGTTTGCGGCGGGCACCATGGGACACCTGGGAACCACCGCCAGCGCGCACCTGCTGGGCAACTGCGATGCGCTGCTGATTGTGGGCTCCAATGATCCCTGGACGGAGTTCTATCCTCCGCCCGGCGCGGCCCGGGCTGTCCAGATCGACATCGACGAACGGAAAATCGGCAACCGCTACCCGGTTGAGGTGGGTTTGGCGGGCGACGCCGCTGTGGCGCTGCAGGCACTGGGGGAAAGGCTGCAACCGCGCGCCCCCGGGCAATGGCGGACCGACGTGGAGCGGGAAGTCTCCCGGTGGCGGGCATTGGCCGTGGAAAGGGCTGCCGTCCCGGCGAGCCCCGTGAATCCCGAGCGGGTGGTCCGGGAACTGAACGGCCGGCTGCCCGGGAACGCTTTGGTGAGCATCGACGTCGGCAGTTGCGTTTACTGGTATGCCCGGCAACTGGTCCTTCCGCCGGGCGTCCCGGCGCACCTTTCCGGAACCTTGGCCAGCATGGGGTGTTCCCTCCCCTACGGCATTGCCGCGAAACTGGCGCAGCCGGACCGGCCGGTTGTGGCCCTGGCCGGTGACGGCGCCATGCAGATGATCGGCATCGCCGAACTGGTGACTGTCGCCCACCGTTGGCGCCAGTGGGTCGATCCGCGGTTCGTGGTCTGCGTGTTCAACAACAGGGAACTCACCGAGGTGACGTGGGAGCAGCGGGAGTCCGAGGGCGAGCCGCGGTTCGCCGCAAGCCAGGAACTGCCGGACTTTCCGTTCGCGGGCTACGCGGACCTATTGGGTTTGAAAGGCATCCGGGTGGAGGATCCTGGGCTTCTTGGCGATGCCTGGGAGCAGGCGTTCGCGGCAGACCGGCCAGTGGTGATCGAGGTACTGACAGATCCTGAAATCCCCCTCCTGCCGCCGTTCCCGGCCGGCAGGGAGAAGGCGGACAGCATGCGCAAGGGACTGGCTGCAGAGGACGACGGCGGCAGGGCCCTGGATCTCCTTGCGACCTACACGGGCCACGAAGAACGCACCTAA